One region of Flavobacterium sp. GSB-24 genomic DNA includes:
- the rsmI gene encoding 16S rRNA (cytidine(1402)-2'-O)-methyltransferase: MSKLYIVPTPIGNLEDMTFRAIRVLKEVDLILAEDTRTSGKLLKHFEIGTHMHSHHMHNEHKTTENLIARLKAGETIALISDAGTPAISDPGFLLTRACVENKIEVECLPGATAFVPALVNSGLPNDKFVFEGFLPDKKGRQTRFLALAEETRTMILYVSPHKLVKTLAEFVQYFGEDRQVCVSRELSKLHEENVRGTAKEVLAHFEKTAPRGEIVVVVAGKTITKEPKKSKFSKDEE, from the coding sequence ATGTCAAAATTATATATCGTTCCAACGCCAATTGGCAATCTTGAGGACATGACTTTTAGAGCCATTCGGGTTTTAAAAGAAGTCGATTTGATTTTGGCGGAGGACACCCGAACAAGCGGTAAACTCTTAAAGCATTTTGAAATTGGCACGCACATGCACAGCCATCATATGCATAACGAGCACAAAACAACCGAAAATTTAATTGCCCGTTTGAAAGCTGGCGAAACGATTGCTTTGATTTCTGACGCTGGAACTCCGGCAATTTCAGACCCTGGATTTTTATTGACCCGAGCTTGTGTCGAAAATAAAATCGAAGTTGAATGCCTTCCTGGCGCAACTGCCTTCGTGCCCGCTCTTGTAAACAGCGGACTCCCAAATGACAAATTTGTTTTTGAAGGTTTTCTGCCCGATAAAAAAGGACGTCAAACTCGTTTTTTGGCTTTAGCCGAAGAAACCCGAACAATGATTTTATACGTTTCGCCGCATAAACTCGTTAAAACTTTAGCCGAATTTGTACAATATTTTGGAGAAGACAGACAAGTCTGCGTTTCGCGAGAATTATCAAAATTACACGAAGAAAATGTTCGCGGAACTGCAAAAGAAGTTTTAGCGCATTTTGAGAAAACAGCACCGCGTGGCGAAATCGTCGTTGTCGTTGCCGGAAAAACAATAACAAAAGAACCTAAGAAAAGTAAGTTTTCTAAGGATGAAGAATAA